A stretch of Caldanaerobius polysaccharolyticus DSM 13641 DNA encodes these proteins:
- a CDS encoding PRC-barrel domain-containing protein, with protein MIKASSLLNIAVYCRETGKKVGYIKDIVYEPSKGSIAAYVVSSGSVFKNLKILMANDVADVGKDRIVIKSEKAMKDADKYHDMLVNQNSHLIGSSVRDFYGRELGIISDTVVDVDSNLVKGYIVSDGLISDILKGRNFIEKNEAFVEESHEGGNGNGR; from the coding sequence ATGATAAAAGCTTCTTCGCTTTTAAATATAGCGGTGTATTGCAGGGAGACGGGCAAAAAGGTTGGCTATATAAAAGATATAGTGTATGAACCTTCTAAAGGGAGTATCGCAGCTTACGTGGTGAGCAGTGGAAGTGTATTTAAGAATTTAAAGATTTTAATGGCAAACGACGTAGCCGACGTCGGCAAGGACCGCATCGTCATAAAATCCGAAAAAGCGATGAAAGATGCGGATAAATACCATGACATGTTAGTGAACCAGAATTCTCATCTTATAGGGAGTAGCGTAAGAGATTTTTACGGCAGAGAACTGGGTATAATAAGTGATACGGTAGTAGATGTGGACAGCAACCTTGTAAAAGGCTATATAGTAAGCGACGGTTTAATAAGCGATATACTCAAAGGGCGAAATTTTATTGAAAAAAATGAGGCTTTTGTGGAGGAAAGCCATGAAGGAGGTAATGGTAATGGACGGTAA
- a CDS encoding AI-2E family transporter, translated as MRRYVLAAFLVLSIIFIFVYRVKIKKVLAPFIVAAIAAYILMPVVNWLTERKFTRVKAIIIVYGIIALIIAVIVYYVFPLVLGELSQAGTLLPYYLQWLSDVERIIHRRYSAYMPPQVESAIIDNIGDINNQIFAVMSGIIKSTISFMRQSVSFILSPIIAFYILKDSRYLSRHFLMLFPGRYRETIRKLLLDIDRVIKGFINGQLLVALFVAVVTSISLYAIGLNFAIIIGIIAGVFNIVPYLGPIISGGLAVAVGLVQSPYKALSALIVFLIVHQIEGGILSPRIVGENVGLHPVVVIFSLLVGEEFFGMWGMLFSVPVTAALKVILNYIVDNMDTI; from the coding sequence ATGAGGAGATATGTGCTTGCAGCATTTCTGGTATTGTCGATCATATTTATTTTTGTTTATAGAGTAAAAATAAAGAAGGTGTTAGCTCCGTTTATAGTAGCTGCTATCGCAGCTTATATACTGATGCCTGTTGTAAACTGGTTGACAGAAAGAAAATTTACACGAGTAAAAGCAATCATTATAGTGTACGGTATTATTGCGTTGATTATTGCGGTTATCGTGTATTACGTGTTTCCGCTGGTATTAGGTGAATTATCTCAGGCTGGTACGTTGTTGCCTTATTACCTTCAGTGGCTAAGCGATGTTGAAAGGATAATACACAGAAGGTATTCAGCTTATATGCCACCGCAGGTTGAGTCTGCGATAATAGACAACATAGGCGATATTAACAACCAGATTTTTGCGGTTATGAGTGGCATTATAAAAAGTACCATATCCTTTATGCGCCAGAGCGTAAGTTTCATCTTATCGCCGATAATAGCCTTTTATATACTAAAAGATTCCCGCTATTTGTCCAGGCACTTTTTAATGCTTTTCCCAGGAAGGTATAGAGAGACGATTAGAAAATTGCTTTTGGATATCGACAGAGTGATAAAAGGTTTTATAAACGGACAGTTGCTGGTGGCGCTATTTGTAGCTGTGGTGACGTCTATAAGCCTTTATGCTATAGGTTTGAATTTTGCCATTATCATCGGGATAATCGCTGGAGTGTTTAACATAGTGCCTTATCTAGGTCCGATTATAAGCGGAGGGTTGGCTGTAGCGGTAGGGCTGGTTCAATCTCCTTACAAAGCTTTGTCAGCTTTAATTGTATTCTTAATAGTACACCAAATAGAAGGCGGTATATTGTCTCCTAGGATTGTGGGAGAAAATGTGGGGTTGCATCCTGTGGTGGTTATATTTTCTCTTTTGGTTGGCGAAGAATTTTTCGGCATGTGGGGTATGCTTTTTTCAGTACCTGTAACGGCTGCCTTAAAGGTTATATTAAATTATATAGTGGATAACATGGACACGATTTGA
- the alaS gene encoding alanine--tRNA ligase produces the protein MDKLSMNEIRELYLSFFESKGHLRLPSFSLIPKNDKSLLLINSGMAPLKPYFTGKEIPPRRRITTCQKCIRTPDIDRVGKTARHGTFFEMLGNFSFGDYFKREVIPWAWELVTEVYRLPKDRLWVTIYQDDDEAFNIWHEVVGVPADRIIRRGKEDNFWEIGTGPCGPCSEIYYDRGADKGKCGNAYCFLFQGGECKDGFAVDEKLCEDCDRFLEFWNLVFSQYDKDENGNYNPLPKPNIDTGMGLERMAVILQDVDSIFEVDVIKAIMDYVCQMVGVEYGKDPMKDVSLRVITDHVRSMTFMVSDGILPSNEGRGYVLRRIVRRAARHGRILGLNEPFLYKVCQKVIEQYKGNYRELVGKSDYIKNVVKREEERFASTIEQGLRILDEFIAEMLNCGETTLSGERAFKLYDTYGFPLDLTKEILAEKGLVVDEKSFDELMEEQKERARAHAISDASLWSVESVGEQFKGIETQFVGYDQWEVEAKIVGILANGASVSSIEKGQEAGLILDVTPFYAESGGQVGDAGVLFNDAMEFEVQNTVKFGGNKILHKGRIIRGKAYVGDSVVCKIDGDRRESTAKNHTATHILHKVLRDLLGEHVHQSGSYVGPDRLRFDFTHFEQVSEDMLEKIQNEVNNRIYEGIEVYVDELPLEEARRSGAIALFDEKYGDIVRVVSIGNFSKEFCGGTHVRNTSQIGMFKIVSETSVGAGVRRIEALTGKSALAYFNDQDKMVKEALKILKINDSKGLLNKIVELTEQVKALEKEKMALSDRIASMYSTTIIEKAQDVAGAKVVIAKIENSGIEGLKSLGDAIREKLSSCVIVLAGIDNNRVNFIGMATKDMVEKGIHAGNILREAAKITGGGGGGRPNMAQAGGKDVSKVDQALEAAKRLIEAQLGA, from the coding sequence ATGGACAAACTGTCGATGAATGAGATTAGAGAGTTGTATCTGTCTTTTTTTGAATCTAAAGGTCATCTAAGGCTTCCAAGCTTTTCGTTGATACCTAAAAATGACAAAAGCCTTTTGCTGATAAATTCCGGAATGGCACCCTTAAAGCCGTATTTTACGGGTAAAGAGATCCCTCCTAGAAGGCGGATTACCACCTGTCAGAAATGCATAAGGACTCCCGATATAGATAGGGTGGGTAAAACAGCCCGACACGGGACGTTTTTTGAGATGTTGGGTAATTTTTCCTTTGGAGATTATTTTAAAAGAGAAGTTATTCCATGGGCCTGGGAACTGGTTACCGAGGTATATAGACTTCCTAAAGACAGGCTATGGGTGACTATATATCAGGATGACGACGAGGCTTTTAACATATGGCATGAGGTAGTGGGTGTACCTGCAGACAGGATTATAAGAAGAGGAAAAGAAGATAACTTTTGGGAGATAGGTACAGGTCCCTGCGGTCCCTGTTCTGAGATTTATTACGACCGTGGTGCGGACAAGGGGAAGTGCGGCAATGCCTATTGCTTTTTGTTCCAAGGCGGTGAGTGCAAAGACGGCTTTGCCGTTGATGAAAAATTGTGCGAAGATTGCGATAGATTTCTAGAGTTTTGGAATCTGGTTTTTTCCCAGTACGATAAGGATGAAAACGGCAACTACAATCCTTTGCCCAAGCCCAATATAGATACAGGTATGGGCCTTGAGAGGATGGCAGTAATACTGCAGGATGTGGATTCTATATTTGAGGTAGATGTAATAAAGGCGATAATGGATTATGTGTGCCAAATGGTAGGCGTGGAATACGGCAAAGACCCAATGAAGGACGTTTCGCTGAGGGTGATTACTGATCACGTAAGAAGTATGACGTTTATGGTCTCTGACGGTATACTGCCTTCTAATGAAGGCAGAGGTTACGTGTTGAGGAGGATTGTGAGGAGGGCGGCTCGCCACGGGCGCATATTGGGCCTAAATGAGCCTTTCTTATACAAGGTTTGCCAGAAGGTTATAGAGCAATATAAAGGAAACTATAGGGAATTGGTTGGCAAAAGCGATTACATAAAAAACGTTGTAAAAAGAGAGGAAGAGCGATTTGCTTCCACTATTGAACAGGGATTGAGAATACTGGACGAGTTTATAGCGGAAATGTTAAATTGCGGAGAGACCACGCTTTCAGGGGAGAGAGCCTTTAAGCTTTATGATACATATGGATTTCCTCTGGATTTAACCAAAGAGATTTTAGCAGAAAAAGGCCTTGTTGTAGATGAGAAAAGCTTTGATGAGCTGATGGAGGAACAAAAGGAAAGGGCAAGAGCCCATGCTATATCTGATGCTTCCCTGTGGTCTGTAGAGAGCGTCGGTGAACAGTTTAAAGGGATTGAAACCCAGTTTGTGGGATATGACCAATGGGAGGTAGAAGCTAAAATAGTGGGCATTTTGGCGAACGGTGCCTCGGTAAGCAGTATTGAAAAAGGGCAAGAAGCAGGGCTGATACTGGATGTGACGCCTTTTTATGCCGAAAGCGGTGGGCAAGTAGGGGATGCAGGTGTTTTGTTCAATGATGCTATGGAATTTGAAGTTCAGAATACGGTCAAATTTGGGGGCAATAAAATACTGCATAAAGGGCGCATAATAAGAGGCAAGGCCTATGTGGGAGATAGCGTGGTGTGCAAAATCGATGGGGACAGGAGAGAAAGTACCGCGAAAAATCATACAGCTACCCATATTCTGCATAAAGTGTTGAGAGACCTGTTAGGTGAGCACGTGCATCAATCGGGTTCATATGTAGGGCCTGATAGATTGAGGTTTGATTTTACCCATTTTGAGCAGGTAAGTGAAGATATGCTGGAAAAGATCCAAAATGAGGTCAACAACAGGATATACGAGGGTATAGAAGTCTATGTGGACGAGTTGCCTTTGGAGGAAGCCAGAAGGTCTGGAGCCATTGCTCTTTTTGACGAGAAGTACGGCGACATTGTAAGGGTGGTCAGCATTGGAAACTTCAGCAAGGAATTTTGCGGTGGAACTCACGTCAGAAACACTTCTCAGATAGGGATGTTTAAAATTGTTTCGGAGACCAGTGTGGGAGCAGGAGTAAGGCGCATTGAAGCGTTGACAGGAAAGAGCGCGTTGGCTTATTTTAACGATCAGGATAAAATGGTGAAAGAAGCTTTGAAAATCTTAAAGATAAATGACTCCAAAGGGCTTTTAAATAAGATTGTGGAGCTTACAGAACAGGTTAAAGCGCTGGAAAAAGAAAAAATGGCTTTAAGTGATAGAATAGCATCCATGTACTCTACCACTATAATAGAAAAGGCTCAAGACGTTGCTGGTGCCAAGGTAGTCATAGCTAAAATAGAAAATTCAGGTATTGAAGGGTTAAAGTCCTTGGGAGACGCCATCAGAGAAAAACTCTCAAGTTGCGTTATTGTCCTTGCAGGAATAGATAATAATAGGGTGAACTTTATAGGGATGGCTACAAAGGATATGGTAGAAAAAGGAATACACGCTGGCAATATACTGCGAGAAGCAGCTAAGATCACGGGTGGAGGAGGCGGAGGCAGGCCCAACATGGCTCAGGCAGGAGGAAAAGATGTATCTAAAGTAGATCAGGCGCTGGAAGCGGCAAAAAGGCTAATAGAGGCTCAGCTAGGAGCTTAA
- a CDS encoding IreB family regulatory phosphoprotein, whose protein sequence is MNDNREQQTAKFKVNREEVNEAREILFEVYNALKEKGYNPINQIVGYLLSGDPTYITNHKNARSLIRRLERDDILEELVRKYVGD, encoded by the coding sequence GTGAATGATAACAGGGAACAGCAGACCGCAAAATTTAAGGTTAACCGCGAGGAAGTAAACGAGGCGCGGGAGATCCTCTTTGAGGTTTACAACGCCTTAAAAGAGAAAGGATATAATCCCATAAATCAAATAGTGGGATACCTGCTTTCCGGTGACCCTACATATATAACCAATCATAAGAATGCCCGCAGCCTCATAAGGCGATTAGAGAGAGACGACATTTTAGAAGAACTGGTAAGAAAATATGTGGGAGACTGA
- the ruvX gene encoding Holliday junction resolvase RuvX, with amino-acid sequence MRVLGMDVGDKTIGLAVSDPLGLTAQGIMTLRRINIQKDIENIKEIVAKYNVGLIVIGMPKNMNNTIGERARSVISFAEKLKDGLGIECEFYDERLTTLEAEKLLVSSDVSRKKRKKVIDKMAAVLILQSYLDNRKKRY; translated from the coding sequence ATGAGGGTATTGGGCATGGATGTCGGCGATAAGACCATTGGATTGGCTGTTTCCGATCCCCTGGGCTTAACAGCCCAGGGGATAATGACCCTTAGGAGGATCAATATTCAAAAGGACATTGAGAACATAAAAGAGATTGTAGCGAAGTATAATGTTGGGTTGATTGTAATAGGAATGCCTAAAAACATGAATAATACTATAGGGGAGAGGGCAAGAAGTGTCATCAGCTTTGCCGAGAAATTAAAAGATGGATTGGGCATAGAATGTGAATTTTACGATGAACGACTGACTACGTTGGAGGCGGAAAAATTGCTGGTCAGTTCTGACGTGAGCAGGAAAAAGAGAAAAAAAGTCATTGATAAAATGGCAGCTGTGTTGATATTGCAGTCTTATCTGGACAACCGCAAAAAACGTTATTGA
- a CDS encoding DUF1292 domain-containing protein, whose translation MDDMNEMETIVLFDEEGNEVEFELIASLDVDDNTYVIVTPVNEDTDDAYILRVEQDENGEDVFVGIEDDDEFNAVAEAYEELSRQSDDYGDDEEEEEEED comes from the coding sequence ATGGATGACATGAATGAAATGGAGACAATAGTGCTATTTGACGAAGAAGGCAATGAAGTAGAGTTTGAACTCATAGCTTCACTGGATGTGGACGACAATACCTACGTGATCGTAACACCTGTAAATGAAGACACTGACGACGCTTATATATTGCGCGTGGAACAGGATGAAAACGGCGAAGATGTCTTTGTGGGTATAGAAGATGACGATGAGTTTAACGCGGTTGCTGAAGCGTATGAAGAGCTCAGTAGGCAGTCGGATGACTACGGTGATGACGAAGAAGAGGAAGAGGAAGAAGATTAA
- a CDS encoding Fur family transcriptional regulator, which translates to MNSLISDLKDQLKRKGYKLTTQRRVILDTIIENIDKHLSIEDIFEQVKKKYPEIGLATVYRTVQLFEQLGIIYKLNFDDGRSRYELYQNKEDHQHHHLICLKCGSIYEVEEDLLEDLEKRIEESKDFEIVDHNVRFFGYCKNCRSKS; encoded by the coding sequence TTGAATTCCTTAATTAGTGATTTAAAAGACCAGTTAAAACGAAAAGGTTACAAGCTGACCACTCAGCGCCGAGTTATTCTTGATACCATAATCGAAAATATCGATAAACATCTATCAATCGAAGATATCTTTGAACAGGTGAAGAAAAAGTATCCAGAAATTGGACTTGCCACAGTGTACAGGACGGTTCAGTTGTTTGAACAGCTGGGGATAATCTACAAATTGAATTTTGACGATGGAAGAAGCAGATATGAACTGTATCAAAACAAAGAAGATCATCAACACCACCATCTTATCTGCCTCAAATGCGGGTCGATATATGAGGTGGAAGAAGATCTGCTGGAAGATCTTGAAAAGAGGATAGAGGAGAGCAAAGATTTTGAGATTGTTGATCACAACGTGAGATTTTTCGGTTATTGTAAAAATTGTCGGTCAAAGAGCTAA
- a CDS encoding ribonuclease J codes for MPLGGLNEIGKNMTVYEYKDEIIVVDCGLAFPDDEMLGVDLVIPDISYLLKNQDKVKAIILTHGHEDHIGALPYVLKQLNVPVYGTRLTIGIVETRLKEQGLLRDSKLISVNPGECIELGNFKVEFIRTTHSIADSVALAIHTPIGVVVHTSDFKVDYTPIDGKQMDLHRFAELGKKGVLVMLADSTNIERSGYTLSEKTVGETLNDIFGGAKGRILIATFASNVHRIQQVINATYKYGRKLAVSGRSMVNVINVAVDLGYLNLPGDIMVGLEDAIKLPHDKVVILTTGSQGEPMSALTRMAFSEHRLVDIVPGDLVIISADPIPGNEKTVSRVINQLFKKGAEVVYEALADVHVSGHACQEELKLIHTLVRPKFFVPVHGEYRHLKQHAKLAESLGMPPENIFIADNGYVLEFTRDSGRIAGTVTAGRVLVDGFGVGDVGNIVLRDRKHLSQDGLLVVVVTISKDSGSVIAGPDIISRGFVYVRESEDLMEEIKKVVKRSLDECLNNNFTEWATIKSEIKNGVSKFLFEKTARKPMILPIIMEI; via the coding sequence ATGCCATTAGGTGGTTTAAATGAGATCGGAAAAAATATGACAGTTTACGAGTATAAAGATGAGATAATAGTAGTGGACTGTGGCTTGGCTTTTCCTGACGACGAGATGTTGGGGGTTGATCTGGTTATACCCGATATTTCGTATTTATTAAAGAATCAGGATAAAGTAAAGGCTATCATACTTACCCATGGGCATGAAGACCATATAGGAGCTTTACCCTATGTCTTAAAACAGTTAAATGTTCCTGTTTATGGTACCCGTTTAACTATAGGCATAGTAGAAACCAGATTAAAGGAGCAAGGGTTGTTAAGAGATTCCAAGCTGATAAGCGTTAACCCAGGGGAATGTATAGAATTAGGTAATTTTAAGGTGGAGTTCATAAGGACAACCCATAGCATAGCGGATTCGGTGGCTTTAGCGATTCACACCCCCATCGGTGTGGTGGTGCACACCAGTGATTTCAAAGTGGATTATACGCCTATTGACGGCAAACAGATGGATTTACACAGGTTTGCTGAGCTAGGGAAAAAAGGCGTACTGGTGATGCTGGCGGATAGCACTAACATCGAGAGAAGCGGCTATACGCTATCGGAAAAGACGGTGGGTGAGACGCTGAACGATATATTTGGCGGTGCAAAAGGGAGGATACTCATTGCTACCTTTGCGTCCAACGTTCACCGCATTCAACAGGTTATCAATGCCACGTATAAATATGGCAGGAAATTGGCAGTCAGCGGCAGGAGCATGGTAAATGTCATAAATGTGGCTGTGGATCTGGGATACTTGAACTTACCTGGAGACATAATGGTAGGTCTAGAGGATGCCATAAAGTTACCCCATGATAAAGTGGTCATTCTCACTACGGGAAGTCAGGGAGAGCCTATGTCAGCCCTTACCCGTATGGCTTTTTCTGAGCACAGGTTAGTTGATATAGTGCCGGGGGATCTGGTGATAATATCTGCAGATCCCATACCGGGCAATGAGAAGACCGTGTCCAGGGTTATAAATCAGCTGTTTAAAAAGGGCGCCGAAGTGGTGTATGAGGCTTTAGCGGATGTGCATGTGTCCGGACATGCATGTCAGGAAGAGTTGAAGTTGATTCATACGCTGGTCAGGCCCAAGTTCTTTGTGCCGGTGCATGGAGAGTACAGGCATTTAAAGCAGCATGCGAAATTGGCCGAGAGCCTGGGTATGCCTCCGGAGAACATATTCATAGCTGATAATGGCTATGTTCTGGAGTTTACCAGGGATTCAGGCAGGATAGCTGGTACTGTAACAGCGGGAAGGGTGCTTGTGGATGGATTTGGCGTAGGAGACGTGGGAAATATTGTATTAAGGGATCGCAAGCATTTGTCTCAAGACGGCCTTCTTGTAGTGGTTGTCACTATCTCAAAGGACAGCGGCTCTGTTATAGCAGGTCCTGATATAATATCCAGGGGATTTGTGTACGTAAGGGAATCGGAAGATCTGATGGAAGAAATAAAAAAAGTGGTCAAAAGATCCCTTGATGAGTGTTTAAACAACAATTTCACGGAATGGGCTACCATTAAGTCTGAGATAAAAAATGGAGTAAGTAAATTCTTGTTTGAGAAAACCGCGCGAAAGCCCATGATATTGCCTATTATTATGGAGATATGA
- a CDS encoding YlbF family regulator — protein sequence MQNVYDAAYALASAIKNSEEYKRLVEAKKRIEANPKNKEMLKDFHQKQLNYQTKQMMGEKADEELKQLQNLYRVLSINMDLSEYLQAEYSFSTLIADMYKIIGDALEGVKI from the coding sequence GTGCAGAATGTTTACGATGCAGCTTACGCCCTTGCCTCTGCCATTAAAAACAGCGAAGAGTATAAGAGGCTGGTAGAGGCGAAGAAGAGAATAGAGGCAAATCCTAAAAACAAGGAGATGCTCAAAGATTTTCACCAAAAGCAGTTGAATTACCAGACAAAACAGATGATGGGCGAAAAGGCTGATGAAGAGTTGAAACAGCTGCAAAACCTCTACCGCGTTCTTTCCATAAACATGGACTTAAGCGAATACCTGCAGGCGGAATATTCTTTTAGCACGCTGATCGCCGATATGTACAAGATAATCGGCGATGCCCTGGAAGGGGTTAAGATTTAA
- the mltG gene encoding endolytic transglycosylase MltG has protein sequence MRKRYALYLFAVAFLIAIAYYVNSSVPAGSSDKSVDVIIPDNTASSGIARILKEKGVVKSEFFFMLYLKVNGKGDKLKAGKYRLKLDMPYYDLVNVLSKGSNVDEYIKLTIPEGYNIRQIADELSQQGWNGAKFLEECRNGRFDYPFLKEIPPDRPNRLEGYLFPDTYFVKRQMTEHQIIDMMLKRFNDVVVKEYSTHGAQISLDKAVIIASMIEKEARVDIDRPLIASVIYNRLNKGMKLQIDATVLYALGVQKDKITTQDLAVKSPYNTYYVKGLPIGPIGNPGLKSFKAALNPAQTDYYYYVARGDGTHAFSKDYNQHLQAIQQIRGSVRR, from the coding sequence ATGCGCAAAAGATATGCGTTATACCTGTTTGCTGTAGCATTTTTAATAGCTATAGCGTATTACGTCAATAGCAGTGTGCCTGCTGGCAGCAGCGACAAAAGCGTGGATGTAATTATACCTGATAATACAGCTTCTTCAGGCATAGCCAGAATCTTAAAAGAAAAGGGTGTTGTAAAAAGCGAATTTTTTTTTATGCTGTATTTAAAAGTTAACGGGAAAGGCGATAAGTTAAAAGCGGGTAAATACAGGCTGAAATTAGACATGCCCTATTATGATTTGGTTAACGTCCTTTCAAAGGGAAGCAATGTGGATGAGTATATAAAGCTGACCATTCCAGAAGGTTATAACATAAGGCAAATCGCTGATGAGCTGTCTCAACAAGGGTGGAATGGCGCCAAGTTTTTGGAAGAGTGCAGAAATGGCCGTTTTGATTATCCTTTTTTAAAAGAAATACCTCCTGATCGCCCCAATCGCTTGGAAGGGTATCTGTTTCCAGATACCTATTTTGTGAAAAGGCAGATGACAGAACACCAGATAATAGATATGATGTTAAAAAGGTTTAATGACGTGGTAGTAAAGGAGTATAGCACTCATGGTGCGCAGATATCTTTGGACAAGGCGGTGATTATAGCGTCTATGATAGAAAAAGAGGCCAGGGTTGACATAGACAGGCCTTTAATTGCTAGCGTGATATACAACAGGCTTAACAAGGGAATGAAGCTGCAAATTGACGCTACGGTCCTTTACGCACTGGGGGTGCAAAAGGACAAAATAACGACTCAAGACCTCGCTGTCAAATCGCCTTATAATACCTATTATGTCAAAGGGCTTCCCATTGGCCCTATAGGCAATCCGGGATTAAAATCTTTTAAGGCAGCCCTCAATCCAGCTCAGACAGATTACTACTATTATGTAGCCCGTGGCGATGGTACCCACGCCTTTTCGAAGGATTATAACCAGCATTTACAGGCGATTCAACAGATAAGAGGTAGTGTAAGGCGATGA
- a CDS encoding peptidase U32 family protein produces MKKSKVELLAPAGDMERLIVAAEYGADAVYFGENRFGLRSGVGFSLEEIRKGIQYLHDKRKKAYITLNIIPHNDDFKGLKEYVLFLRDSGADAVIVSDPGVMVMVKDWAPNMDIHLSTQANTVNLWSALFWYRQGVKRIIMARELSLKEIGYIARNTPEDLEIEAFVHGAMCISYSGRCLLSMYMAGRDANRGECAHPCRWGYALCEQKRPGQYFPIEEDERGTYILNSKDLCMIEHIPEMVEAGIESFKIEGRNKSAYYVATVVGAYRKAIDEYFKDPRTYRFKGQWLEELKKASYREFTTAFYLSKPESSQNYESSNYVRNYDFVGVVIDYDENTKMAVVQQRNRVFKGDRVEIIGPYREYFEQVIEEMYDEEGREIDVAPHPQQVFKIKVEHRVKPYDILRRKKV; encoded by the coding sequence ATGAAAAAAAGTAAAGTAGAGCTTTTGGCGCCTGCCGGTGATATGGAAAGGCTGATAGTGGCTGCTGAATACGGCGCTGATGCGGTTTACTTTGGCGAAAATAGATTTGGGCTGAGGTCTGGCGTGGGTTTTAGCCTGGAGGAGATAAGGAAGGGTATTCAGTACCTTCACGACAAGCGAAAAAAAGCGTATATAACCTTAAATATCATTCCCCACAACGATGATTTCAAGGGGCTAAAGGAATACGTGCTTTTTTTGCGGGATAGCGGCGCTGATGCTGTGATAGTGTCTGATCCCGGCGTCATGGTGATGGTTAAAGATTGGGCTCCGAATATGGATATTCACCTGAGCACTCAGGCGAACACGGTGAATCTGTGGAGTGCTCTTTTCTGGTACAGGCAGGGGGTGAAGAGGATCATTATGGCGAGGGAGCTTTCTTTAAAAGAAATAGGGTACATTGCTAGAAACACCCCTGAAGATTTGGAAATTGAAGCCTTTGTACACGGCGCTATGTGCATATCCTATTCGGGCAGATGTCTTCTCAGCATGTACATGGCTGGGCGAGATGCCAATAGAGGCGAGTGCGCTCATCCATGTCGATGGGGTTACGCGTTGTGTGAGCAAAAACGTCCGGGTCAGTACTTTCCTATTGAGGAAGATGAGAGGGGAACTTATATTTTAAACTCTAAGGACCTATGCATGATTGAGCATATTCCGGAGATGGTTGAAGCGGGTATAGAGAGCTTTAAAATTGAGGGCAGAAATAAATCGGCTTATTATGTAGCTACGGTAGTCGGCGCGTATAGAAAAGCTATAGATGAGTATTTCAAAGATCCCAGGACATACAGGTTTAAAGGACAGTGGCTGGAAGAGCTAAAAAAAGCCAGCTACAGGGAATTTACCACGGCTTTTTACCTTAGTAAGCCTGAGAGCTCTCAGAATTATGAAAGCAGTAACTACGTGAGAAATTACGATTTTGTGGGAGTAGTTATAGATTACGATGAAAATACGAAGATGGCTGTTGTCCAGCAGAGAAATCGAGTCTTTAAAGGGGACAGAGTGGAAATAATAGGGCCGTATAGGGAATATTTTGAGCAAGTCATAGAGGAAATGTACGATGAAGAGGGCAGAGAAATAGATGTAGCGCCTCATCCTCAGCAGGTGTTTAAAATAAAAGTTGAACACAGGGTAAAGCCCTATGATATACTGAGGAGAAAAAAGGTATAA